A window of the Cannabis sativa cultivar Pink pepper isolate KNU-18-1 chromosome X, ASM2916894v1, whole genome shotgun sequence genome harbors these coding sequences:
- the LOC115708838 gene encoding syntaxin-51 yields the protein MASSSDSWMKEYSEAVKLADDINGMISERSSLSGSGPEMQRHSSAIRRKITILGTRLDSLHSLLSKLPGKHPLSDKEMNRRKDMLGNLKSKVSQMASTLNMSNFANRDSLLGPEIKPADAMGKAAGLDNNGLVGFQRQVMREQDEGLEKLEETVISTKHIALAVNEELDLHTRLIDDLDYHVDVTDSRLRRVQKTLAIINKRTKGGCSCMCMLLSVVGIVALAAIIFLLVKYL from the exons ATGGCATCTTCTTCGGATTCATGGATGAAAGAATACAGTGAAGCAGTGAAGCTTGCTGATGATATCAATGGGATGATATCAGAACGAAGTTCACTGTCTGGATCAGGCCCAGAAATGCAGCGTCATAGCTCTGCTATAAGGAGAAAGATTACAATTTTAGGCACTAGACTTGATAGCTTACACTCCCTTCTATCAAAGCTTCCTGGGAAGCACCCTTT ATCAGATAAAGAGATGAATCGACGTAAAGACATGCTTGGAAATCTTAAGTCAAAAGTGTCACAAATGGCTTCAACATTGAACATGTCAAACTTTGCTAATAGGGACAGTTTACTTGGTCCTGAAATAAAGCCTGCTGATGCCATGGGCAAGGCAGCTGGTTTGGACAATAATGGGCTTGTTGGTTTCCAAAGACAAGTGATGAGAGAGCAAGATGAAGGGCTTGAGAAGTTGGAGGAGACTGTTATAAGCACAAAACATATTGCATTGGCAGTTAATGAAGAACTAGATTTACACACTAGACTTATTGATGATTTGGACTACCATGTGGATGTTACAGACTCTAGACTGCGCAGAGTGCAAAAGACCTTGGCAATTATAAACAAGCGCACCAAGGGTGGTTGCTCCTGCATGTGCATGTTGTTATCTGTTGTTGGGATTGTGGCTTTGGCTGCTATCATATTTCTGCTAGTCAAATACCTTTAA
- the LOC115708556 gene encoding succinate dehydrogenase assembly factor 1, mitochondrial has translation MAPSSGPRLSGMQKQVLSLYRGFLRAARSKSAEDRHKIESFVSAEFRNNAKEVDRKNFIYIEYLLHRGKKQLDQLKSRDTVGLSSFNVKTQH, from the coding sequence ATGGCACCTTCCAGTGGACCAAGGCTTTCTGGGATGCAGAAACAAGTTCTCAGTCTGTACCGGGGGTTTCTACGAGCAGCGCGTTCAAAATCAGCTGAGGATCGACACAAAATCGAATCTTTTGTGTCTGCAGAATTCCGCAACAATGCAAAGGAAGTAGATCGCAAAAATTTCATTTACATCGAGTACTTACTTCATCGCGGTAAGAAGCAGCTTGATCAGCTAAAGAGCCGTGATACGGTTGGTTTATCTTCCTTTAATGTCAAAACACAACACTAA
- the LOC115702572 gene encoding uncharacterized protein LOC115702572, producing the protein MSVELIDNHSIINFIEEKEEFASVVRCRFAELDIDQDGVLCYSEMLKDFQSLRLVETDFGNDVKTNPEVVANIYSSLFAKFDHDSDGVISLEEYMTETKKMMKDIADDIGFMPIQMVLEKDSLLIQAVELHHSASAAHTIDC; encoded by the coding sequence ATCATTCAATCATAAACTTTATCGAAGAGAAGGAAGAATTTGCTTCCGTGGTACGATGTCGTTTTGCGGAACTGGACATCGACCAAGATGGCGTTCTTTGCTACAGCGAAATGCTGAAAGATTTCCAATCTCTTAGATTAGTAGAGACCGATTTTGGTAATGATGTGAAGACAAATCCAGAAGTGGTTGCTAATATTTATAGTTCACTGTTCGCAAAGTTTGATCACGATTCCGATGGAGTGATAAGCTTGGAGGAGTATATGACAGAGAcgaagaagatgatgaaggaCATAGCCGATGATATAGGATTCATGCCAATACAAATGGTGTTGGAGAAGGATAGCCTTCTCATACAGGCTGTCGAGTTACATCACTCAGCCTCAGCAGCACATACTATTGATTGTTAG